The following proteins are encoded in a genomic region of Streptomyces lunaelactis:
- a CDS encoding caspase family protein has protein sequence MAPYVTQHLLVQGGYEAGPHSPLPQGARQNASALARALTDPLAAGVNPETCHTMVPDSATDVLGRVEEISSSDDGLLVYWTGHCRLARDGSLQLALTPGSRGAPAHWLPAYDLARAMTRSGSRDQDRLLILDTCLASDDPGNEPYSTRVVRREIDRLSRAGVAVLSSVGASPLGFAVNSHAPSVFTQQLALLLRSSPVAHHEAMALPGLHRLLAASLRSSGYLRPMLRNAKRFQRPLAASIQTKRAAGPGEGLPTRRHAAMELALSRYALAVAGSPRARAKDTSSHQFYDPAADAATVYDALLGSHCGFTSRSTSLLSDPPSRHGLLSAVEDLTEQGQNLVLLYMAGHGTVRSSGRKLDLAVYLADDETVLVSDLVNDLRKTHAERVVMMLDVCSVNPSTALSRLTPGFLHSEQRPGFSRLMVEWLNTASQRRRSQESGLETRGQQDNCLVRWGPEWALDTAMRETPQWLFDFPGAAIRCLDDSGPMEHWMRLLRNSTGLLPRPGSILSSIWDSPLSDEPGWTSPGPDLEERPVRQSTVPQTRGRTSRADAPAAVPAAPPAATRTASEGGAPRRTVHRRHRAQLRVADGSLPLRVGRHFRVTFNYQPLDEEWRVRPGVDASETSPLDITLRIGAGSAKVNPSVIHTRLTDDSGTPPEDFRITPRSQDPVTLRIDVVRSADGAVIQQIKSVLAVSGGDGADH, from the coding sequence GTGGCGCCGTATGTGACGCAGCATTTGCTGGTCCAGGGCGGGTACGAAGCCGGCCCGCACTCGCCGCTGCCCCAGGGAGCCCGGCAGAACGCGTCGGCGCTGGCAAGAGCCTTGACGGATCCGCTGGCGGCCGGTGTGAATCCCGAGACATGCCACACGATGGTCCCAGACTCCGCGACGGACGTACTCGGGCGAGTGGAAGAGATCTCGTCCTCCGACGACGGGTTACTGGTGTACTGGACCGGCCATTGCCGGTTAGCCAGGGACGGATCGCTGCAGTTAGCCCTGACGCCCGGATCCCGTGGTGCCCCCGCACACTGGCTGCCGGCCTATGACCTCGCGCGGGCGATGACACGGTCCGGGAGCCGAGACCAGGACCGTCTGCTGATCCTCGACACGTGTCTTGCTTCGGACGATCCGGGAAACGAGCCCTACAGCACCCGTGTGGTGCGGCGCGAGATCGACCGACTGAGCAGGGCGGGGGTCGCCGTCCTGTCGTCGGTCGGCGCCTCACCGCTCGGGTTCGCCGTCAACAGCCACGCTCCTTCGGTGTTCACTCAGCAACTGGCCTTACTCCTTCGGTCCTCTCCCGTCGCACACCACGAAGCGATGGCACTGCCCGGGCTGCACCGCCTGCTCGCCGCGTCTTTGCGTAGCAGCGGCTACCTGCGCCCGATGCTGCGCAACGCGAAACGGTTTCAGCGCCCGCTGGCGGCCTCCATCCAGACGAAGCGCGCTGCGGGGCCAGGAGAAGGGCTGCCGACACGCCGGCACGCGGCGATGGAGCTGGCGCTCTCCCGGTACGCCCTCGCCGTGGCCGGAAGCCCCCGAGCCCGTGCCAAGGACACCAGCTCCCACCAGTTCTACGACCCTGCCGCCGACGCGGCCACGGTGTATGACGCGCTGCTCGGCAGCCACTGCGGGTTCACCTCCCGCAGCACGTCCCTGCTCAGCGATCCCCCCTCGCGCCATGGGCTGCTCAGCGCGGTTGAGGACTTGACCGAGCAGGGCCAGAACCTGGTGCTGCTGTATATGGCCGGCCACGGCACGGTCCGCAGCTCCGGGCGCAAACTCGATCTCGCGGTGTACCTCGCTGACGACGAAACCGTCCTGGTCAGCGACCTCGTGAACGACCTCCGCAAAACGCACGCCGAGCGCGTGGTGATGATGCTCGATGTCTGTTCCGTAAACCCCTCAACCGCGCTGTCTCGCCTGACACCAGGGTTCTTACATTCCGAGCAGCGCCCCGGTTTCAGCAGACTGATGGTCGAGTGGCTGAACACCGCAAGCCAACGGCGACGAAGCCAAGAAAGCGGTCTGGAGACCCGGGGGCAGCAGGACAACTGCCTCGTACGATGGGGGCCAGAGTGGGCACTGGATACTGCGATGCGCGAGACACCGCAGTGGCTCTTCGACTTTCCCGGCGCGGCGATTCGGTGCCTCGACGACTCAGGCCCCATGGAGCACTGGATGCGCCTGCTGCGCAACAGTACCGGCCTCCTCCCGCGTCCCGGGTCGATCCTGTCATCGATCTGGGACAGCCCCCTGTCGGACGAGCCTGGCTGGACCTCGCCGGGGCCGGACCTCGAGGAGAGACCGGTAAGGCAGAGCACTGTGCCGCAGACTCGGGGGCGCACCTCCCGTGCTGATGCGCCCGCAGCCGTACCCGCCGCGCCTCCCGCTGCCACACGCACGGCTTCCGAGGGCGGTGCCCCGCGCCGCACGGTGCACCGCCGCCACCGCGCGCAGCTGCGGGTCGCGGACGGGTCACTGCCGCTGCGCGTGGGCCGGCACTTCCGGGTGACGTTCAACTACCAGCCGCTGGATGAGGAGTGGAGGGTGCGTCCCGGCGTTGATGCCTCTGAGACGTCCCCACTGGACATCACCCTGCGCATCGGCGCCGGCAGCGCGAAGGTCAACCCGTCGGTCATTCACACCCGGCTCACCGACGACAGCGGTACACCGCCGGAAGACTTCAGGATCACCCCCCGCTCCCAGGACCCGGTGACCCTGCGCATCGACGTCGTGCGCAGCGCGGACGGCGCGGTGATCCAGCAGATCAAGAGCGTTCTGGCGGTGTCCGGTGGGGACGGTGCGGATCACTGA
- a CDS encoding tetratricopeptide repeat protein translates to MSRNKGEGPVRRPRTVKRPRVAPGRLHELKSLLYELYSMAGAPTLDEIAEDIANDDALDGAPSRDTIRRVLTSAELPAHRDDAVAVAVVLARRAQASEDDATARVCSLWVQARLHPVEALGLPVRELDPFALEVHRPIASSTTRKLPVNGLPELTAYVRRAHDQQLGDLVEQAVGGRSVLAVLVGGSSTGKTRACWEAVQAVPDHWRLWHPYDPSRPEAALEALERVGPHTVVWLNETQNYLLTPAATQGERLAAGLRTLLNDPERAPVLVLGTIWPEYWTTLTTSPPAGLAGQRPHTAARDLLSGKGIAVPETFTGQDLDPLWEAAALDQRLAFAADRAEQGHVTQYLAGAPALIERYRTAPAPARALIEAAMDTRRLGHRPALPLDLLEAAAEGYLTDPQWDLLPDNWVEEALAYATQPLRGALGPLRLIRPRQGQTAFAQPHYRLADYLEQHARASRHVSRVPAHLWQALIDHAAPSEHISFAYAARDRGLLCTAVRFYTTAAHEGNPSALRAAADLLRGGSRTDEALAWYQRAADAGNTITLRAAAEMLGEAGRTDEALAWYERDAHEGNPSALRAAAEMLGKAGRTDEALAWYERDADKAFPFGAAEMLRDAGRTDEALAWYQRAADTLANTDLSGESLRHAAEMLRDAGRTDEALAWYQRAADAGDSDAPRAVAEMLREAGKADEALAWYQRAAGTGDSMALWVAAETLREAGQTSEAILEYQRAADAGNTMAFWVVAELLREAGRTDEVLVWLHDRVGGSNSIALRVAAETLRQADRTDEALTWLHERADAGYTAALLIAAETLRQADRIDEALTWLNEQADAGNSTALLIAAETLRQADRTDEALTWYQRAASAGNLMASRHAAQMLRETGRIDEAMIWYQRIAHVGTSIDLREVAEMLQEAGRIDEALTWLNEQADAGYTAALLIAAETLRQADRSDEAQALQRYGWAPDGSIESPWEAPVPD, encoded by the coding sequence ATGAGCCGCAACAAGGGGGAGGGGCCGGTGCGGCGGCCGCGGACTGTGAAACGGCCGCGCGTGGCACCGGGCCGGTTGCACGAGCTGAAGAGCCTGCTCTACGAGCTGTACTCGATGGCTGGCGCGCCGACGCTGGACGAGATAGCCGAAGACATTGCAAACGACGACGCCCTCGACGGCGCACCGAGCCGCGATACCATCCGCCGCGTCCTGACATCTGCGGAGTTGCCTGCCCATCGGGACGATGCGGTCGCTGTCGCCGTCGTTCTGGCTCGGCGGGCGCAGGCGAGCGAGGACGACGCCACAGCGCGGGTGTGCAGCCTGTGGGTCCAGGCACGCCTGCATCCCGTCGAGGCCCTGGGACTGCCGGTGAGGGAGCTGGACCCCTTCGCACTGGAGGTGCACCGGCCGATTGCATCAAGTACGACGAGGAAACTCCCCGTGAATGGACTGCCCGAGCTGACGGCCTATGTACGGCGCGCCCATGATCAGCAGTTGGGCGATCTGGTGGAACAGGCCGTAGGGGGCCGAAGTGTGCTGGCGGTGCTGGTCGGCGGATCCTCAACAGGAAAGACCCGTGCCTGCTGGGAAGCGGTGCAAGCAGTGCCGGACCACTGGCGGTTGTGGCACCCCTATGACCCCAGTCGGCCCGAGGCCGCCCTGGAGGCCCTCGAACGGGTCGGACCGCACACGGTGGTGTGGCTGAACGAGACCCAGAACTACCTCCTCACCCCCGCTGCGACGCAAGGCGAACGCCTCGCCGCCGGTTTGCGCACCTTGCTGAACGACCCGGAGCGAGCCCCGGTCCTCGTTCTGGGCACCATCTGGCCTGAGTACTGGACCACTCTCACCACCTCGCCCCCTGCCGGCCTCGCCGGGCAGCGTCCTCACACTGCAGCCCGAGACTTACTCTCTGGAAAGGGCATCGCCGTCCCAGAGACATTCACCGGTCAGGACCTGGATCCGTTGTGGGAGGCGGCCGCTCTTGATCAGCGGCTCGCGTTTGCTGCCGATCGTGCCGAGCAGGGGCACGTCACCCAGTACCTCGCTGGAGCTCCCGCTCTCATCGAGCGATACCGCACCGCCCCCGCGCCCGCGCGAGCTCTCATCGAGGCGGCCATGGACACACGGCGCCTTGGCCACCGCCCTGCTCTGCCTCTCGATCTCCTAGAAGCCGCCGCCGAGGGCTACCTCACCGATCCGCAATGGGATCTACTGCCCGACAACTGGGTGGAAGAGGCGCTCGCCTACGCCACCCAGCCTCTGCGCGGAGCCCTCGGGCCCCTACGCCTCATACGCCCCCGTCAAGGGCAAACCGCCTTTGCTCAGCCCCACTATCGCCTCGCCGACTATCTCGAGCAACACGCACGCGCGTCTCGCCACGTCAGCCGCGTCCCGGCTCACCTCTGGCAAGCGCTCATCGACCACGCCGCGCCCAGTGAGCACATCAGCTTCGCGTACGCAGCTCGCGACCGGGGTCTGCTGTGCACAGCCGTTCGCTTCTACACCACCGCCGCCCACGAAGGGAACCCGTCCGCTCTGCGGGCGGCGGCCGACCTGCTGCGGGGAGGGAGCCGGACCGACGAGGCACTTGCCTGGTACCAGCGCGCTGCGGACGCCGGCAACACCATCACTCTTCGGGCGGCGGCCGAGATGCTAGGGGAGGCAGGCCGGACCGACGAGGCCCTGGCCTGGTACGAGCGCGACGCCCACGAGGGGAACCCGTCCGCTCTGCGGGCGGCGGCCGAGATGCTAGGGAAGGCAGGCCGGACCGACGAGGCCCTGGCCTGGTACGAGCGCGATGCCGACAAGGCATTTCCCTTTGGGGCGGCCGAGATGCTGCGGGACGCCGGCCGGACGGATGAGGCCCTGGCCTGGTACCAGCGAGCGGCCGACACCCTAGCCAACACGGACCTGAGCGGGGAGAGCCTGCGACATGCGGCCGAGATGCTGCGGGACGCCGGCCGGACCGACGAGGCCCTGGCCTGGTACCAGCGGGCAGCCGACGCCGGAGACTCCGACGCTCCGCGGGCGGTTGCCGAGATGCTGCGGGAGGCAGGCAAGGCCGACGAGGCCCTGGCCTGGTACCAGCGGGCAGCCGGCACCGGAGACTCCATGGCACTTTGGGTGGCAGCAGAGACGTTGCGCGAAGCTGGACAGACGAGCGAAGCGATTCTGGAGTATCAGCGGGCTGCAGATGCCGGGAACACGATGGCCTTTTGGGTGGTAGCCGAGTTACTGCGGGAAGCCGGCCGGACGGATGAGGTCTTGGTTTGGCTGCACGACCGGGTCGGCGGGAGCAACTCCATCGCACTTCGGGTAGCGGCCGAGACACTGCGCCAAGCCGACCGAACCGACGAAGCCCTGACGTGGCTACACGAACGAGCCGACGCCGGGTACACCGCCGCCCTGCTGATAGCCGCCGAGACACTGCGCCAGGCCGACCGCATCGACGAAGCCCTGACGTGGCTGAACGAACAAGCCGACGCCGGGAACTCCACGGCCCTGCTGATAGCCGCCGAGACACTGCGCCAGGCCGACCGGACCGATGAAGCCCTAACCTGGTATCAACGTGCAGCAAGCGCTGGGAACTTGATGGCATCCCGCCATGCGGCACAGATGCTGCGGGAAACTGGTCGAATCGACGAAGCCATGATCTGGTATCAACGCATCGCCCACGTCGGCACGAGCATCGACCTTCGGGAGGTAGCCGAAATGCTGCAGGAGGCTGGCCGAATCGACGAAGCCCTGACGTGGCTGAACGAACAAGCCGACGCCGGGTACACCGCCGCCCTGCTGATAGCCGCCGAGACACTGCGCCAGGCCGACCGAAGCGACGAAGCGCAGGCGCTGCAGCGGTATGGCTGGGCACCGGACGGCTCCATCGAATCGCCTTGGGAAGCCCCGGTACCGGACTGA
- a CDS encoding serine/threonine-protein kinase, whose protein sequence is MPARPGDPSRVGPYRIIGRLGAGGMGAVHAGLDPAGVRVAVKVIHAAQAEDPEFRARFRREVQLSARVQGPCLIPLLAADPEAAASWLATEYAPGPTLNQHLSEHGPLTGGMLYAFAAGTAHALAAIHKAGVVHRDVKPQNVILTPAGPRVLDFGIAHAADGTSVTRTGVMTGTPGWISPEHYRTGTAGPAGDMFAWGALLAYAATGRLLFGTGAPDVVAYRVMSGDPDLDGVPADLQEIVEKALAKDPEERISAISAAEECSLLLASQATEVIPVEGAGLEPTMVGDLVAAAWDMPTLDDPSWQVSARRRKGRTGAVLIGAAALGGALVGGLLSQTDSAPKKSNPTAGSASRPSPAADMASGTPSAVRSDGQNGATKADSGEASLATWKESRPARTPAENDAPGAMGTGAWLDPVAYPDMDRTITFHESRGEVYIATSGQELPSVAVQEVAETVCLGLQDLVRSYPDSPYSKYVVVDTARKGGPGIVWEDNFRTNTACAASIQDRSSPGVGQDSWWQPTELGLEQAQIPSTDNDEIRVAGETASGVISAWQGNSRIRNDPNWLDHHNMSVGFAPDEAVMYVWAKKPEWDQTTREKWAKTASDVACQAVLTESHARKEWRYAQYAVAVTGSEGSEDFLRWGSAGSCAG, encoded by the coding sequence TTGCCTGCCCGTCCCGGTGACCCGTCCAGGGTCGGCCCCTACCGGATCATCGGCCGTCTCGGTGCGGGCGGCATGGGGGCTGTCCATGCGGGCCTCGACCCGGCCGGGGTGCGGGTCGCGGTCAAGGTCATCCATGCCGCTCAGGCCGAGGATCCTGAGTTCAGGGCCCGGTTCCGCCGTGAGGTACAGCTCTCCGCCCGGGTGCAAGGCCCTTGCCTGATACCGCTTCTGGCCGCCGACCCCGAGGCCGCCGCCTCGTGGCTGGCGACCGAGTACGCCCCAGGCCCGACCTTGAACCAGCACCTGTCCGAACACGGTCCGCTCACGGGCGGCATGCTGTATGCGTTCGCGGCCGGTACCGCGCATGCCTTGGCCGCGATCCACAAGGCAGGTGTCGTGCACCGGGACGTGAAACCGCAGAACGTCATCCTCACCCCGGCTGGACCCCGCGTGCTGGACTTCGGTATCGCCCACGCCGCCGACGGCACCAGCGTGACCCGAACCGGCGTCATGACCGGCACACCGGGCTGGATCAGCCCCGAGCACTACCGCACCGGCACCGCAGGACCAGCCGGGGACATGTTCGCCTGGGGCGCTCTCCTCGCCTACGCGGCCACCGGACGGCTCCTGTTCGGGACCGGTGCCCCCGACGTGGTCGCCTACCGCGTCATGTCCGGTGACCCGGACCTCGACGGTGTTCCGGCAGACCTGCAGGAGATCGTGGAGAAGGCCCTGGCGAAGGATCCCGAGGAGCGGATCAGCGCCATCTCCGCCGCTGAGGAGTGCTCGCTGCTCCTCGCCTCCCAGGCCACAGAGGTCATACCTGTCGAGGGTGCCGGGCTGGAGCCGACCATGGTTGGCGATCTCGTCGCCGCCGCGTGGGACATGCCCACCCTGGATGACCCGTCTTGGCAAGTATCCGCCAGGCGACGCAAGGGCCGCACCGGGGCCGTGCTCATCGGCGCCGCTGCCCTGGGCGGGGCGCTCGTCGGCGGTCTCCTCTCCCAAACAGACAGCGCCCCCAAGAAGAGCAACCCGACAGCCGGTTCTGCCTCCCGCCCCAGCCCGGCTGCGGACATGGCGAGCGGCACGCCCTCAGCTGTCCGGAGCGACGGCCAAAACGGTGCGACGAAGGCCGATTCAGGAGAAGCGTCCCTCGCCACGTGGAAGGAATCCCGGCCGGCCCGGACCCCTGCCGAGAACGACGCCCCCGGCGCGATGGGGACAGGGGCTTGGCTCGACCCTGTCGCCTACCCAGACATGGACCGCACCATCACCTTCCATGAATCCAGGGGGGAGGTGTACATCGCGACAAGCGGCCAGGAACTGCCCTCGGTGGCGGTGCAAGAGGTCGCCGAGACAGTCTGCCTGGGTTTGCAGGACCTCGTCCGTTCCTACCCCGACTCCCCCTACAGCAAGTACGTGGTGGTGGACACGGCTCGCAAGGGCGGGCCCGGCATCGTGTGGGAGGACAACTTCCGCACCAACACTGCATGCGCCGCGTCCATCCAGGACCGCAGCTCACCCGGTGTGGGACAGGACTCCTGGTGGCAGCCGACCGAGTTGGGCCTGGAGCAAGCGCAGATCCCCAGCACGGACAACGACGAGATCCGTGTGGCCGGAGAAACGGCCAGCGGCGTCATCTCCGCGTGGCAGGGCAACTCCCGCATCCGCAACGACCCCAACTGGCTTGACCACCACAACATGTCCGTCGGTTTCGCCCCCGACGAGGCCGTGATGTACGTGTGGGCCAAAAAGCCCGAATGGGACCAGACAACGCGAGAAAAGTGGGCAAAGACCGCCTCCGACGTAGCCTGCCAAGCAGTCCTCACCGAGTCCCACGCCCGCAAAGAGTGGCGCTACGCGCAGTACGCGGTCGCCGTCACCGGTAGTGAAGGAAGCGAAGACTTCCTACGCTGGGGCTCTGCCGGGAGCTGCGCAGGCTGA
- a CDS encoding IS5 family transposase — protein sequence MTDAEWAEVRAAMPVPAWLLKLGGRPEAFCHREMLDAVRYLVDNGVKWTALPVDFPYWRAVYDFFRRWRSYDYVRELYERLRRSARERAGRNAEPSAGIIDSQSVDASETVGEDSRGYDGGKSRDGRKRHILTDTEGLLLEVTVTTADVHDSKAAPALLETFMEQPGRLLKLVWVDSAYQGPALAKAFARHGVRIEVVRRSDGQRGFVVLARRWVVERTLSWLSRSRRLNRDHERRPDHHQQMVWWAATIRLSRQMAGDAPRWPEKRSGRRPRARA from the coding sequence ATGACGGATGCGGAGTGGGCCGAGGTCCGCGCCGCGATGCCGGTGCCGGCGTGGCTCCTCAAGCTGGGCGGGCGTCCGGAGGCGTTTTGCCACCGCGAGATGCTTGACGCGGTGCGCTACCTCGTCGACAACGGCGTGAAGTGGACGGCTCTGCCGGTCGATTTCCCGTACTGGCGGGCGGTCTACGACTTCTTCCGCCGCTGGCGGTCCTACGACTACGTGCGTGAGCTGTACGAACGCCTGCGACGTTCGGCGAGGGAGCGCGCAGGCCGCAACGCCGAGCCCAGTGCGGGAATCATCGACAGTCAGTCGGTGGACGCCTCCGAGACCGTCGGCGAGGACAGTCGCGGATACGACGGCGGCAAGTCACGTGACGGGCGCAAGCGTCACATCCTGACCGACACGGAGGGCCTGCTCCTGGAGGTGACCGTGACCACGGCCGATGTGCACGACTCCAAGGCCGCCCCCGCACTGCTGGAGACGTTCATGGAGCAGCCGGGCCGGCTGCTGAAACTGGTGTGGGTCGACAGCGCCTACCAGGGTCCGGCGCTGGCGAAGGCGTTCGCCCGTCACGGAGTCCGGATCGAGGTCGTGCGCCGATCCGATGGACAACGCGGATTTGTCGTACTGGCCCGCAGGTGGGTCGTGGAGCGAACGCTGAGCTGGCTCTCCCGCTCACGCCGCCTCAACCGCGACCACGAACGCCGCCCCGATCACCACCAGCAGATGGTGTGGTGGGCAGCCACGATCAGGCTGTCGCGCCAGATGGCCGGCGATGCCCCGCGCTGGCCGGAGAAGCGTTCCGGCCGACGGCCCCGGGCGCGGGCATGA